Sequence from the Corallococcus sp. EGB genome:
ACGCGTCGCCGGTGAGAGCCTCACCGTCCGGGCGGATATCTTCAAGGAGGGCCATGACGTGCTCGTGGCCGTCGCCCGCTGGCGCCAGGTCACCCCCGCCTCCCAGAAGACGGACTGGGCGGAGGTCCCCCTCACCTTCAAGAACAACGACGCGTGGGAAGGCTCCATCCCGCTCGCGCGCAACGGCCGCTACGAATACACGATTGAAGCCTGGCCGGACCTCTTCCGCACCTGGGCCCATGAGCTCAAGCGCAAGGTGGACGCCGGCCGCGACGTGAAGAGCGAGCTGTTGGAAGGCGCCGCGCTGTTGGAGGGCGCCGCCGCGCGCGCCAGGGGCAGGTCCGCGGAGGACCACCGGATGCTCGCCGAGGCCGGAGCCCGCCTGCGCACGCCGCCCACGCCGGACCACCTGCTGGTCGCGCTGTCCCCCGAGCTGGCGGACGCCGCGTCACGGCACCCGGACCGCTCGCTCGCTCGCGCGTACGACAAGGTGCTGGAGGTGTTCGTGGACCGGGAGAAGGCGCGCAACGCCGCCTGGTACGAATTCTTCCCGCGCTCCGCCAGGCGGGATGGCAAGACGCATGGCACCTTCAAGGACGCGCAAGCCTGGCTGCCGTACATCCAGAGGCTCGGCTTCGACACCGTCTACCTCCCGCCCATCCACCCCATTGGCCGCACCGCTCGCAAGGGCAAGAACAACAGCCTTCGCGCGGAAGCAGGGGACGTGGGCAGCCCGTGGGCCATTGGCGCCGCGGAGGGCGGACACAAGGCCGTGCACCCGGAGCTGGGCACGCTGCAGGACTTCCGCGCGTTCGTGGACGCGGCGAAGGCCCACGGCATTGAAGTGGCGCTCGACCTGGCCTTCCAGTGCTCGCCGGACCACCCGTACGTGAAGGAGCATCCGGAGTGGTTCCAGCACCGTCCGGACGGCACCATCAAGACGGCGGAGAACCCGCCCAAGCGCTACGAGGACATCGTCAACTTCGACTGGATGGGGCCCGCGCGCGACTCGCTCTGGAAGGAGCTCAAGTCCGTCGTCCTGCACTGGGTGGACAACGGCGTGCGGACCTTCCGCGTGGACAACCCGCACACCAAGCCCATCCAGTTCTGGCACTGGCTCATCCGCGAGGTGCAGGACCAGCACCCGGACGTCCTCTTCCTGTCGGAGGCCTTCACGCGCCCGAAGGTGATGAAAGCCCTGGCCAAGGTCGGCTTCACCCAGTCGTACACGTACTTCACGTGGCGCCTCTTCAAGCAGGAGTTGCAGGACTACCTGGAGGAGATCACCTCCCCGCCCGTGGCGGACTACTTCCGCGGCAACCTCTGGCCCAACACGCCGGACATCCTCCCGGAGAACCTCCAGAACGCGGGCCCCGGCGCCTTCCGCCTGCGCGTGGCGCTGGCCGCGACGCTGTCGTCCGTGTGGGGCATGTACTCGGGCTACGAGCTGTGCGAGGGCCGGCCGGTGCCGGGCAAGGAGGAGTACCTGGACTCGGAGAAGTACCAGCTCGTGGCCTGGGACTGGGACCGGCCGGGCAACATCTCCGAGTGGATCGCGAAGCTCAACGCCGTCCGCAAGGCGCACCCCGCGCTCCAGCAGTATCAGGGCCTGCGCTTCTTCGACTCCGACAACGACCGCGTCCTCTTCTACGGCAAGCGCTCGCCGGATGGCCTCAGCACGGTGCTGGTGGCGGTGAGCCTGGATCCGTACACGCCGCAGGAGGCGCTGCTGCGCGTGCCCATGGAGTGGCTGGGCGTCAACGCGGAGGAGACCTATCAGGTGCACGAGCTGATGGCTGATCAGCGCTCGCTCTGGCAGGGCCCGGACGTGCAGGTGCGCCTGACGCCCGAACAGCCCGCGGCCATCTGGGCCGTGTACCGCTACCGCCGCACCGAACACGCGTTCGACTACTTCGAGTGACTCCCTCCGAGAGGCGTATGGACCAGGATCCGCTTTGGTACAAAAAAGCGCTCATCTACGAGCTGCACATCCGCGCATTCCATGACTCCAACGGAGACGGCCACGGGGACATCCCGGGCCTGATCGAGAAGCTGCCGTACCTCCAGGACCTGGGCGTGGACTGCCTGTGGCTCCTGCCGCACTACCCGTCCCCGCTGCGCGACGACGGCTACGACATCGCGGACTACTACGGCATCCATCCGGACTACGGCACGCTCGCGGACTTCCAGCGCCTGGTGGAAGAGGCGCACAAGCGCGGCTTGCGAATCCTCATCGAGCTGGTGGTCAACCACACCAGCGACCAGCACCCCTGGTTCCAGGAGGCCCGGCGCGACCCGAAGAGCCCCAAGCGCAACTGGTACGTCTGGAGCGACACCGACGAGACCTACAAGGGCGCGCGCATCATCTTCACCGACACGGAGCGCTCCAACTGGACGTGGGATCCGGTGGCCAAGCAGTACTTCTGGCACCGCTTCTTCAGCCACCAGCCGGACCTCAACTACGACAACCCCGAAGTGCAGGAGGCCATGCTGGACGTCATGCGCTTCTGGCTCAACATGGGCGTGGACGGGTTCCGCTGCGACGCCGTGCCCTACCTCTTCGAGCGCGAGGGCACCAACTGCGAGAACCTCCCGGAGACGCACGCGTTCCTGAAGCGCCTGCGCAAGACCATCGACTCCGAATACCAGGGCAAGGTGCTGCTCGCGGAAGCCAACCAGTGGCCCGCCGACGTGCGCGTGTACTTCGGCGAGGGCGATGAGTTCCACATGGGCTTCCACTTCCCGGTGATGCCCCGCCTCTTCATGGCGGTGCGCCGCGAGGACCGCACGCCCATCGTGGAAATCATGCAGCAGACGCCGGACATCCCGGACAACTGCCAGTGGGCCATCTTCCTGCGCAACCACGACGAGCTGACGCTGGAGATGGTGACGGACGAGGACCGGGACTACATGTACCGGGAGTACGCCACCGACCCGCGCATGCGCATCAACCTGGGCATCCGCCGCCGGCTGGCGCCGCTGATGGACAACGGCCGGCGCCGCATCGAGCTGATGCACAGCCTGCTGTTCACCCTGCCCGGCACGCCGGTCCTCTACTACGGGGACGAAATAGGCATGGGCGACAACATCTACCTGGGCGACCGCAACGGCGTGCGCACGCCCATGCAGTGGACCGGCGACCGCAACGCGGGCTTCAGCCGCGCGGACTATGCGCGCCTCTTCGCGCCCGTCATCGCGGACCCCGTCTACGGCTACCAGTCCATCAACGTGGAGGCGCAGGAGCGCCAGAAGTCGAGCCTCCTGCAGTGGGTGAAGCGGATGATTGGCATCCGCCAGCGCTACCCCGTCTTCGCCATGGGCAGCCTGCGCTTCCTCACCACGGAGAACCGCAAGGTGCTGGCCTTCGTGCGCGAGTGGGACGGCCAGACGGTGCTCGTCGTCTGCAACCTGTCGCGCTTCGCGCAGCCGGGCGTGCTGGACCTGCGCGAGTTCAGTGGGAGCATCCCGGTGGAGTTGATTGGAGAGACGCCGTTCCCCCGCATCAGCGACCTGCCCTATCAGCTGTCGATGGGGCCCTACATGTTCCTGTGGTTCCGCTTGGACAAGCCGCTGCAGGCGAAGGAGTAACCCCGCGTGACGCCCCTGGACCTGACCAAGCTGCCCGACTTCCTCAAGACCCAGCGCTGGTTCGCTGGCAAGGCCTGGCCCATCAAGAGCGTCAGCGTGGTGGACCACGTGACCCTGGAGCTGGGCGTGTGCGCCTTCACCCTGGCCATCATCGAGGTCGTCTACGAGCTGGGAAATCCGGAGCGCTACCAGATCATGGCCCGGCAGACGCCGGAGGGACTGGTCAGCGCGCTGGAAGACGATGACTGCGTGCGCGCCCTCTTCAACCTCGCGCGCGAGGGGAAGCAGGTGGCCTCCGGCTCCGGCCGCGTGGTGGGGGAGTGGATCGCCTCCACGGACAGCGGCGTGGCCCTGCCGGATCCGCTCACCGTGCGCCGGCTCAACGTGGAGCAGAGCAACACCTCGCTGGTGCTGGGCGAGCGGGTCATCGTCAAGGTCATCCGCAAGCTGGAGGCCGGGGTGAACCCCGAATACGAGGTGGGCCGCTTCCTCGCCACGAAGACGAACTTCCGCGCGACGCCGCAGCTGGTGGGCGCGCTGAACCTGGAGGGCCCTGCGGGCGCGACGCTCGCGCTGGCGCACCGCTTCGTGCCGGCCGCCGTGGACGGCTGGAAGTACGCGCTGGAGCGGCTGCGCCAGGAGAAGGCGCTGGGCGATGGCTTCCTCGCGGACATGCGAGAGCTGGGCACGCGCCTGGGAGACCTGCACAAGGCCTTCGCCTCCGCGGGGCCGGACGACCTGGCGTTCTCCCCGGAGCCGCTGCTCCAGGAGGACCTGCAGCGCTGGAGCGCGTCCATCGTGGGCGAGCTGGGCGTGACGCTCGCGGACGCCGGGCGGGTGCACGCGGACCTGGACGTCCGCCGCGACAGCCTCATCGCGTACGCGAAGCGGCTGGCGCAGGTGGCCCCGTCCGGGCAGAAGATCCGCATCCACGGCGACCTGCACCTGGGCCAGGTGCTTCGCTCGGACGGCCAGTGGCTGTTCTTCGACTTCGAGGGCGAGCCGTCCCGTTCCTTCACCGCGCGCCGGGAGAAGTACAGCGCGCTCCGCGACGTGGCGGGGATGATCCGCTCGTTCGACTACGCGGAGGCCACCGTGGCGCTGGAGGGCGGCCAGCCGCGCGGGCGCGTGGGCCCCACCCGCGACGCGTTCCTGGAGGGCTACCGCCAGGCGACGCGGGGCGCGCCCTTCCTGCCCGACAGCGATGAAGCCTTTGACGTGATGTTGCGCGCCTTCGAACTGGAGAAGCTGTTGTACGAAGTGCGCTACGAACTCGCCAACCGGCCGGACTGGGTGCGCATCCCCGTCGAGGCCCTGTTGCGCATGGAGGATGCCCAGTGAGGAAGCCGGTGGACAGAGCACAGGTGGACGCGGAGCTGCAGCGCGTGGTCGAGCTTCGCCATCCGGAGCCCCACTCCGTGCTGGGCGTCCACCCGGACGGCGACGCGGTGGTGGTGCGCGCGTACCGTCCGGACGCCGTGGCCATCCACGTGCTGCCGGAGTTCGGGGGCAAGGTGCCCATGCAGCACCGCACCGGCGGCGTCTTCGAGGCGCGCATCAACGGCCGCACGGAGCCCTTCAGCTACCTGCTGGAGGTGGAGTACCCGGGCAAGAAGGTCTTCACGCTGCGCGACCCGTACAGCTTCCTGCCCACCATCGGGGAGATGGACCTGTACTTCGCCGGCGAGGGCCGCCACGAGCGGCTCTGGGAGCGCATGGGCGCGCACCTCATCCACCACAACGGCGTGAAGGGCACGTCCTTCGCGGTGTGGGCGCCCACCGCCCGGGGCGTGTCCGTGGTGGGCGACTTCAACGGCTGGGACGGGCGCCTGCACGCCATGCGGCGCATGGGCTCCTCCGGCATCTGGGAGCTGTTCATCCCCGAGGTCGGCGAGGGCACCCGCTACAAGTTCGAGATCCGTCCCGGCCACGGCGGTGGCCCGCTGCTCAAGTCGGATCCCTTCGCCTTCCGCACGGAGACCCCGCCCGCCACCGCGTCGGTGGTGCATGACCTGCGCCGCTACAACTGGGGCGACGACGCGTGGCTGGAGGGGCGCGACCGCCGCGGAGAGGCGGCCCAGCAGCCGTGGAGCGTCTACGAGGTGCACCTGGGCAGCTGGCGCCGCGTGGTGGAGGACGGCGACCGGCCCATGACGTACCGCGAGCTGGCGCCGGAGCTGTCCCGGTACGTGAAGGAGCTGGGCTTCACGCACGTGGAGTTCCTGCCCGTGGCGGAGCACCCCTACGGCGGCTCCTGGGGCTACCAGGTGGGCGGCTACTACGCGCCCACGTCGCGCTTCGGCCACCCGGACGACTTCCGCTACCTGGTGGACTACCTCCACCAGGAGGGCATTGGCGTCATCGTGGACTGGGTGCCGGGCCACTTCCCGCGCGACAGCCATGCGCTGGGCCAGTTCGACGGCACGGCGCTCTATGAGCACGCGGATCCACGCCAGGGTTCGCAGCCGGACTGGGGCACGCTCGTCTTCAACTTCGGCCGCAACGAGGTGCGCAACTTCCTCATCGCCAACGCGCTGTTCTGGCTGGAGGAGTACCACATCGACGGGCTGCGCGTGGACGCCGTGGCCTCCATGCTCTACCTGGACTACAGCCGCAAGCAGGGCGAGTGGATCCCCAACCGCTGGGGCGGCCGCGAGAACGAAGAGGCCATCCAGTTCCTGCGTGAGCTCAACGAGACCATCCGCCGCAAGCACCCGGGCGTGGTGGTCATCGCGGAGGAGTCCACCGCGTGGCCCAAGGTGTCCCAGCCCGTCAGCGAGGGCGGCCTGGGCTTCACGTTCAAGTGGAACATGGGGTGGATGCACGACACGCTGTCGTACTTCTCCAAGGACGCGGTCTACCGGCAGTACCACCACAACCAGCTCACCTTCGGCCTGCTGTACGCGTTCAGCGAGAACTTCATGTTGCCCTTGAGCCACGACGAGGTGGTGCACGGCAAGGGCAGCCTCTACGGGCGCATGCCGGGAGACGCGTGGCAGAAGCGCGCCAACCTGCGCGCGCTGTTCGCGTGGATGTGGGCCCACCCGGGAAAGAAGCTGCTCTTCATGGGGGGTGAGTTCGGCCAGCCCGCCGAGTGGAACCACGACAAGAGCCTGGACTGGCACCTGCTCCACGATCCGGGCCACAAGGGCATCCAGAAGCTGGTGGGTGACCTGAACCGCGTGTACCGCGACCTGCCCGCGCTCTACGACTGCGACAGCGAGCCCCGGGGCTTCCAGTGGCTGCAGCCGGACGCATCCGCGGCGAACGTGCTGGCCTTCGTGCGCCGCTCGCGCACGCCCGGCCGCCACGTGGTGTGCGTGGCCAACCTGTCGCCGGTGCCGCGCGAGGATTATCGCGTGGGCTTCCCGCTCCACGGCCGTTACGTGGAGCTCGTCAACACCGACGCGGGGGAGTACGGCGGCAGCGGCCTGGGCAACCGGGGACAGGTGCACACGGAGCCCACGGGCTGGGACGGACAGCCCGCTTCCGCGGTGCTCACCCTGCCTCCGCTGTCGGTGGTGTGGTTCACGCCGGGGTAGGAGTCCCCCAGCCTCACCGAAAGGAACCGGGACATGACGGCAGCGAAGCGGAAGCTGGGAACGACGGGCCTGGAGGTGTTCCCCCTGTGTCTGGGCGGGAACGTCTTCGGCTGGACGGCGGACGAGGCCACCTCGTTCGCCGTGCTCGACGCCTTCGTGGAGGGCGGCGGCAACTTCGTGGACACCGCGGACGTGTACTCGCGGTGGATCCCCGGCCACGTGGGCGGCGAGTCGGAGACGGTGCTGGGCAGGTGGCTGGCCTCGCGCAAGGCGAAGGACCGCCTGGTGGTGGCCACGAAGGTCGGCGCGGAGACGGCGCTGGGCAAGGGCCTCACGCGCGAGCACATCGAGAAGAGCGTGGATGCGTCCCTGCGGCGCCTGGGCGTGGAGCGCATCGACCTGTACTACGCGCACTACGACGACCCCAACACGCCCTTCGAGGAGACGCTCCGCGCCTTCGACGCGCTGGTGAAGGCGGGCAAGGTGAAGGCCCTGGGCCTGAGCAACCACACGGCGGAGCGCGCGCGGGAGGCCCTGGACACGCAGAAGAAGCTGGGGCTCGCGCGGTACCAGGTGCTCCAGCCGGAGTACAACCTGGTGGAGCGCGCGAAGTTCGAGGGCGCGCTGCAGCAGGTGGCGGAGCAGGAGCAGTTGGCGGTGGCGCCCTACTTCGGGCTCGCCGCGGGCTTCCTCACCGGCAAGTACCAGGAGGGGAAGCCGGCGCCGGCGTCACCGCGCGCGGGCAACGTGCTCAAGAAGCACGGCAACGCGCGGGGCTGGGGCGTCGTCGCCGCGTTGAAGAAGGTGGCGGAGCGCCGCGGGGCCACGCCCTCGCAGGTGGCGCTCGCGTGGCTCACGACGCGGCCCACGGTGGTGGCGCCCATCGCCAGCGCCACGTCCGTGCCGCAGCTGAAGGAGCTGCTCGGGGCCTTCACCCTGAAGCTGGAGGCGGACGACCTGCGCGAGTTGGACCGCGCGTCGGCGGCTTGAGCCCTCAACGTTGAGCAGCGCGTGTTCTTGCCTGGAGTCCCAGACCTTCTGGTTCAGTTCTCATCCGCGACGAGCACGGTCTTCAGCCGCTCCAGCACGGCTTCCGGCATGTCGATGAAGGACAGGCCCACCTCGTAGCGGGCCACGCCCCCCTTGGGCAACGTGACGACCCAGACGATGCGCGCGGTGCACTCCAGCGAGCTGCCGTCCGGGAGGAACAGCTCCAGGTCCAGGCGCGAGCCCACGTCCTGCAAGTCGTCGGAGTAGATGCGCGCGCCCCCAAGGCTGACGTCGAGCACCTGCTTCTTGTCGCCTAGCTTCATCCGCGCGGGGCGCGAGTAGAGGGGCGCGTGGATGCGCGGGAACGCGCGGCGATCAATGGGAGAGGTCATCTGAAGTGTCACGTTCCGCCATCCTAGCGTGGCTGTCACGAAACGGCACATTGCCCCCCAAGCCGAGGAGGTGCGCCATGGGGTCGGACCACCTCCTCCGTGGGTTGCCGTCCACCCTACCTGGCATGACCGCCCCGGCCGTCGAGCTCCGGCGCATCCCGCGCCAGCTCGTCGCAGATGAGCGCCTGGATGCGGAAGGCCAGCCGCGCCTCCTGGACCAGCTCCTGCGCTTCGCCTTCCGTCAGCGGCACCTCGTCCAGGCGAGAGACCAGGCGGCCCTTGAAGGCGAGCAGCTCTCGCGCGGACACCGCGTTGTAGAAGGCCGTGCCCCGGCCGTTCTCCAGCTCGAACGCGCGCGCGACCTGTTCCGAGCGCTGCGGCGCCGTGTACAGGTCCTGCACGCAGCGCGCGTACGCATGGGCGATGAGCAGGTGCGGAGCCTCCGCCGCCACCTCGCGGATGCGCTCGGCGTGCAGCCGCGTCTCCGCGCAGGCGAAGGGCTTCGTGCGCGTGTCGCCGCAGAACCAGTCCAGGTCCGCCAGCAGCGCGGCGGCACGCCGCAGCTCCGGCAGTCGCAGCACGCGCGTGACCGGGCTGTCCTCCAGTCCCGGCAGCACGGACTCCAGCGCCTCGTAGACGGTGTGCAGCTGGCGCAGGTGGTTCACATAGTGGCGCGCCCGCACGAACTGTCCATAGACACCGCCGTTCCACGAGCCGTGGAAGAGCGCCTCCAGGAAGGTGGTCTGCTCCGACTGGCGCCGCGCCATCCCCGTCCCCTCCTCCAGCCGCAGCGACAGCCGCTGCGCGGACGGAAGG
This genomic interval carries:
- a CDS encoding alpha-1,4-glucan--maltose-1-phosphate maltosyltransferase, with product MTERLGSVFIENVQPELDAGRYAIKRVAGESLTVRADIFKEGHDVLVAVARWRQVTPASQKTDWAEVPLTFKNNDAWEGSIPLARNGRYEYTIEAWPDLFRTWAHELKRKVDAGRDVKSELLEGAALLEGAAARARGRSAEDHRMLAEAGARLRTPPTPDHLLVALSPELADAASRHPDRSLARAYDKVLEVFVDREKARNAAWYEFFPRSARRDGKTHGTFKDAQAWLPYIQRLGFDTVYLPPIHPIGRTARKGKNNSLRAEAGDVGSPWAIGAAEGGHKAVHPELGTLQDFRAFVDAAKAHGIEVALDLAFQCSPDHPYVKEHPEWFQHRPDGTIKTAENPPKRYEDIVNFDWMGPARDSLWKELKSVVLHWVDNGVRTFRVDNPHTKPIQFWHWLIREVQDQHPDVLFLSEAFTRPKVMKALAKVGFTQSYTYFTWRLFKQELQDYLEEITSPPVADYFRGNLWPNTPDILPENLQNAGPGAFRLRVALAATLSSVWGMYSGYELCEGRPVPGKEEYLDSEKYQLVAWDWDRPGNISEWIAKLNAVRKAHPALQQYQGLRFFDSDNDRVLFYGKRSPDGLSTVLVAVSLDPYTPQEALLRVPMEWLGVNAEETYQVHELMADQRSLWQGPDVQVRLTPEQPAAIWAVYRYRRTEHAFDYFE
- the treS gene encoding maltose alpha-D-glucosyltransferase; protein product: MDQDPLWYKKALIYELHIRAFHDSNGDGHGDIPGLIEKLPYLQDLGVDCLWLLPHYPSPLRDDGYDIADYYGIHPDYGTLADFQRLVEEAHKRGLRILIELVVNHTSDQHPWFQEARRDPKSPKRNWYVWSDTDETYKGARIIFTDTERSNWTWDPVAKQYFWHRFFSHQPDLNYDNPEVQEAMLDVMRFWLNMGVDGFRCDAVPYLFEREGTNCENLPETHAFLKRLRKTIDSEYQGKVLLAEANQWPADVRVYFGEGDEFHMGFHFPVMPRLFMAVRREDRTPIVEIMQQTPDIPDNCQWAIFLRNHDELTLEMVTDEDRDYMYREYATDPRMRINLGIRRRLAPLMDNGRRRIELMHSLLFTLPGTPVLYYGDEIGMGDNIYLGDRNGVRTPMQWTGDRNAGFSRADYARLFAPVIADPVYGYQSINVEAQERQKSSLLQWVKRMIGIRQRYPVFAMGSLRFLTTENRKVLAFVREWDGQTVLVVCNLSRFAQPGVLDLREFSGSIPVELIGETPFPRISDLPYQLSMGPYMFLWFRLDKPLQAKE
- a CDS encoding phosphotransferase, giving the protein MTPLDLTKLPDFLKTQRWFAGKAWPIKSVSVVDHVTLELGVCAFTLAIIEVVYELGNPERYQIMARQTPEGLVSALEDDDCVRALFNLAREGKQVASGSGRVVGEWIASTDSGVALPDPLTVRRLNVEQSNTSLVLGERVIVKVIRKLEAGVNPEYEVGRFLATKTNFRATPQLVGALNLEGPAGATLALAHRFVPAAVDGWKYALERLRQEKALGDGFLADMRELGTRLGDLHKAFASAGPDDLAFSPEPLLQEDLQRWSASIVGELGVTLADAGRVHADLDVRRDSLIAYAKRLAQVAPSGQKIRIHGDLHLGQVLRSDGQWLFFDFEGEPSRSFTARREKYSALRDVAGMIRSFDYAEATVALEGGQPRGRVGPTRDAFLEGYRQATRGAPFLPDSDEAFDVMLRAFELEKLLYEVRYELANRPDWVRIPVEALLRMEDAQ
- the glgB gene encoding 1,4-alpha-glucan branching protein GlgB; the encoded protein is MRKPVDRAQVDAELQRVVELRHPEPHSVLGVHPDGDAVVVRAYRPDAVAIHVLPEFGGKVPMQHRTGGVFEARINGRTEPFSYLLEVEYPGKKVFTLRDPYSFLPTIGEMDLYFAGEGRHERLWERMGAHLIHHNGVKGTSFAVWAPTARGVSVVGDFNGWDGRLHAMRRMGSSGIWELFIPEVGEGTRYKFEIRPGHGGGPLLKSDPFAFRTETPPATASVVHDLRRYNWGDDAWLEGRDRRGEAAQQPWSVYEVHLGSWRRVVEDGDRPMTYRELAPELSRYVKELGFTHVEFLPVAEHPYGGSWGYQVGGYYAPTSRFGHPDDFRYLVDYLHQEGIGVIVDWVPGHFPRDSHALGQFDGTALYEHADPRQGSQPDWGTLVFNFGRNEVRNFLIANALFWLEEYHIDGLRVDAVASMLYLDYSRKQGEWIPNRWGGRENEEAIQFLRELNETIRRKHPGVVVIAEESTAWPKVSQPVSEGGLGFTFKWNMGWMHDTLSYFSKDAVYRQYHHNQLTFGLLYAFSENFMLPLSHDEVVHGKGSLYGRMPGDAWQKRANLRALFAWMWAHPGKKLLFMGGEFGQPAEWNHDKSLDWHLLHDPGHKGIQKLVGDLNRVYRDLPALYDCDSEPRGFQWLQPDASAANVLAFVRRSRTPGRHVVCVANLSPVPREDYRVGFPLHGRYVELVNTDAGEYGGSGLGNRGQVHTEPTGWDGQPASAVLTLPPLSVVWFTPG
- a CDS encoding aldo/keto reductase, with product MTAAKRKLGTTGLEVFPLCLGGNVFGWTADEATSFAVLDAFVEGGGNFVDTADVYSRWIPGHVGGESETVLGRWLASRKAKDRLVVATKVGAETALGKGLTREHIEKSVDASLRRLGVERIDLYYAHYDDPNTPFEETLRAFDALVKAGKVKALGLSNHTAERAREALDTQKKLGLARYQVLQPEYNLVERAKFEGALQQVAEQEQLAVAPYFGLAAGFLTGKYQEGKPAPASPRAGNVLKKHGNARGWGVVAALKKVAERRGATPSQVALAWLTTRPTVVAPIASATSVPQLKELLGAFTLKLEADDLRELDRASAA
- a CDS encoding PilZ domain-containing protein, with protein sequence MTLQMTSPIDRRAFPRIHAPLYSRPARMKLGDKKQVLDVSLGGARIYSDDLQDVGSRLDLELFLPDGSSLECTARIVWVVTLPKGGVARYEVGLSFIDMPEAVLERLKTVLVADEN
- a CDS encoding heme oxygenase (biliverdin-producing), with the protein product MSVRGTIRWGGFERSARDRRLPSASTALVGLPSAQRLSLRLEEGTGMARRQSEQTTFLEALFHGSWNGGVYGQFVRARHYVNHLRQLHTVYEALESVLPGLEDSPVTRVLRLPELRRAAALLADLDWFCGDTRTKPFACAETRLHAERIREVAAEAPHLLIAHAYARCVQDLYTAPQRSEQVARAFELENGRGTAFYNAVSARELLAFKGRLVSRLDEVPLTEGEAQELVQEARLAFRIQALICDELARDAPELDGRGGHAR